From Hippea alviniae EP5-r, the proteins below share one genomic window:
- a CDS encoding O-antigen ligase family protein produces the protein MAKFKRVAIFFITLSSYLFALTIPISIAGDNIAIGVASAGILLFLLSKDFKNYPLFRPLLIFLIPDVLTMISQMSLSFLKMSCLNHHLIPYFSSYKSFKEKKVFRNVINLLALSSMVLSVAIIFEAFTHQHLKHIDFYNLHFYFHPSEAWGFLNNHLTTSGVLLLLFFLFVGLSFYLKRVLYAVASLFIFIAIILAQARSAWLGFIVGVGFFSVLVPKTLLKKVGVFVVGLLLFMLLIFAFPTLKSRFMSSFKVNIGKRASGNINRIIIWKSYLNTFKNYTIKQKIFGAGRDTRDLVYKEFVVIFKNTIPANLKVKPEERFYGGISHNIYLRYLGETGIVGLLGYLLFWFYMLFLNFKAARESPRMKAIFYSFVGSYIAFLVMGFFENTFVDATIKMALMFVIGMNFYLMDEKEKSLE, from the coding sequence ATGGCGAAGTTCAAAAGAGTAGCCATATTTTTTATAACTTTGTCTTCATATCTGTTTGCTTTAACTATTCCTATTTCTATAGCTGGCGATAATATAGCCATTGGTGTTGCATCTGCCGGTATCTTGTTGTTTCTTTTGAGTAAGGATTTTAAGAATTATCCACTATTTAGGCCGCTTCTTATTTTTCTTATACCTGATGTTTTAACTATGATCAGTCAAATGAGCTTGTCGTTTTTAAAGATGAGTTGCTTAAATCACCATCTTATTCCCTATTTCTCTTCGTATAAATCATTTAAAGAGAAAAAGGTTTTTAGGAATGTGATAAATTTGCTTGCTCTCTCATCGATGGTTCTATCAGTTGCAATAATATTCGAAGCGTTTACCCATCAACACCTAAAACACATTGACTTTTATAATTTGCATTTTTATTTTCACCCTTCTGAAGCATGGGGCTTTCTAAATAATCATCTTACAACTTCAGGTGTCTTATTGCTTCTATTTTTTTTATTTGTTGGTTTATCTTTTTATCTTAAAAGGGTTTTGTATGCAGTTGCTTCTTTGTTTATTTTTATTGCTATTATTTTAGCTCAAGCCCGTTCGGCTTGGCTTGGCTTTATTGTTGGAGTGGGTTTTTTTTCCGTGTTGGTTCCTAAGACTTTATTGAAGAAAGTGGGTGTGTTTGTAGTAGGGTTGTTACTTTTTATGCTGTTGATCTTTGCTTTTCCTACCCTTAAAAGTAGATTTATGAGTTCTTTTAAAGTTAATATAGGAAAGAGAGCGAGCGGGAACATAAATAGAATTATTATATGGAAGTCATATTTAAATACATTTAAAAACTATACAATTAAGCAGAAAATATTTGGAGCAGGAAGAGACACCAGGGATTTGGTTTATAAAGAGTTTGTTGTTATTTTTAAAAATACTATTCCTGCTAATTTAAAAGTTAAACCCGAAGAAAGATTTTATGGTGGCATCTCTCATAACATCTATTTAAGATACTTAGGTGAAACGGGTATAGTGGGCCTTTTGGGTTATCTTCTGTTTTGGTTTTATATGTTATTTTTAAATTTTAAAGCAGCAAGAGAGTCGCCAAGAATGAAGGCTATATTCTATTCGTTTGTTGGCAGTTATATTGCGTTTCTTGTTATGGGTTTCTTTGAAAATACATTTGTTGATGCGACAATAAAGATGGCTTTGATGTTTGTAATTGGTATGAACTTCTATCTCATGGACGAGAAGGAAAAATCACTTGAATAG
- a CDS encoding DUF763 domain-containing protein: MSTTRLYYYDMARTGIANLPLHTGKAPRWLFEKMVELSEQITYLICLDLGKDEFLNKISDPFWFQAFGCVLGFDWHSSGLTTTVCGALKIALDKIGNEIGLFMAGGKGKTALKTPQEIETVAEKHSINANFLKYTSKIIAKIDNAALQDGYQLYHHTIIFTDKNNWCVIQQGLNEKNSMARRYHWLKDTTKSFTKEPHKAICSQRLENLVLNLVAKESIKVQNDFIDFLNSPIHSIEKELSRIETLNLPRRHYITLSDLNIKRLKKNILEISDKKPSNFEQLLNIKGAGSKTLRALSLISEIVYSDKPSFKDPARYSFAHGGKDGHPYPVDLETYTESIETLKEIVNRAKIGHYDKARALKRLSKLL, from the coding sequence ATGTCAACAACAAGATTGTATTATTATGATATGGCAAGAACGGGTATTGCAAATCTGCCCTTACATACAGGAAAAGCTCCACGATGGTTGTTTGAGAAAATGGTTGAACTATCAGAGCAGATAACATACTTAATCTGCCTTGATTTAGGAAAAGACGAGTTTTTAAACAAAATATCAGACCCTTTCTGGTTTCAGGCTTTTGGTTGTGTCTTGGGTTTTGATTGGCACTCAAGCGGTCTTACGACAACAGTATGCGGAGCATTAAAAATTGCTTTAGATAAAATAGGAAACGAAATTGGCCTGTTTATGGCTGGTGGCAAGGGTAAAACTGCACTAAAAACACCGCAGGAGATTGAAACAGTTGCAGAAAAACACTCAATAAACGCAAACTTTCTAAAATACACAAGTAAAATCATAGCAAAAATAGACAATGCTGCACTGCAGGATGGCTACCAACTTTATCATCACACAATTATATTCACAGATAAAAACAACTGGTGTGTAATTCAGCAGGGATTAAACGAGAAAAACTCAATGGCAAGAAGGTATCACTGGCTAAAAGACACAACAAAAAGCTTCACAAAAGAACCACACAAAGCCATCTGCTCGCAAAGATTAGAAAACCTTGTTCTAAACCTTGTGGCAAAAGAGAGTATAAAGGTGCAAAATGATTTTATCGATTTTTTAAACTCACCAATCCATTCCATAGAAAAGGAATTAAGCAGAATAGAAACATTGAATTTACCACGAAGGCATTACATCACTCTATCCGACTTAAATATAAAAAGGCTTAAGAAAAACATTTTAGAAATATCAGACAAAAAGCCTTCAAACTTTGAACAGCTTTTAAACATAAAAGGAGCAGGCAGTAAAACCCTAAGGGCTTTGAGCTTAATATCTGAGATTGTATATTCGGACAAGCCAAGCTTTAAAGACCCTGCACGATACTCGTTTGCTCACGGCGGTAAAGATGGCCATCCATATCCCGTTGACTTAGAAACTTATACAGAGAGCATAGAAACATTAAAAGAGATAGTAAACAGAGCAAAAATAGGCCACTACGACAAAGCAAGGGCTTTAAAAAGACTCTCAAAACTGTTATAA
- a CDS encoding M48 family metalloprotease codes for MSRRIRLFKGVLLFLTLFLLNSCTINPATGRKELVLLSMQQEFELGSKAYKDIVSTYGIYRYKNLNAYVKSVGLRVVSHADLKIPYHFILLDSEAVNAFSTPGGYIYITRGILAYLNNEAQLATVIGHEAGHINAHHVASMISKQLLFNLGLAIAYSESKKFRRYIPLIGIAGNLLFLSFSREDEYQADYLDVKYATLAGYDATQMAKFFDELMRYQSEKHYSLPEFLATHPSPPHRKEKIYREVRLWQSVARRKYYEIGRDRYLAHINGILFGKDKRYGYVEGNHYYHPAMRFEFRFPKGWSLSDTRRFILVYNPKVKGEFIKITTSKVDIYTLAAKFSNRSPIKHISVNGFDAFEFSKVISENGVLFYKKGVFVRYGSTSFIFIAQSPLAVYRKDRFYLNMPMKTFKRLTDSSKIYVKNTYVKVVKVKRSCTFESLLKQLGIKRKFYKTIYVMNNMYPDTLLAEGELVKVLIER; via the coding sequence ATGTCGAGAAGGATTAGACTCTTTAAAGGGGTTTTACTTTTTTTAACCCTATTTTTACTTAACTCTTGCACTATTAATCCTGCGACGGGTAGAAAAGAGCTTGTTCTTCTTTCGATGCAGCAGGAGTTTGAACTCGGCAGTAAAGCTTATAAAGATATTGTTTCAACATATGGGATTTATAGGTATAAGAATTTAAATGCATATGTGAAATCCGTTGGGCTTAGGGTTGTAAGTCATGCCGACTTGAAAATACCTTATCACTTTATTTTGCTTGATTCTGAAGCCGTTAACGCTTTCTCAACTCCCGGCGGGTATATATACATAACCCGTGGAATTTTGGCATATCTCAACAATGAAGCCCAGCTTGCCACCGTTATAGGTCATGAAGCAGGACACATAAACGCCCATCATGTTGCATCGATGATTTCAAAACAGCTTCTATTCAATCTTGGTCTGGCGATAGCTTATTCTGAGTCTAAAAAATTTAGAAGGTATATTCCGCTTATAGGCATAGCGGGTAATCTTCTGTTTCTGAGTTTCAGCAGAGAAGATGAGTATCAGGCTGATTATTTGGATGTAAAGTATGCTACTTTAGCTGGTTATGATGCTACGCAGATGGCCAAATTTTTTGATGAACTTATGCGTTATCAGTCAGAGAAACATTATTCTCTTCCTGAGTTTTTAGCAACCCACCCATCACCACCGCACAGAAAAGAGAAAATTTACAGGGAAGTTAGACTGTGGCAGAGTGTAGCAAGACGAAAGTATTATGAGATTGGAAGGGATAGGTATTTAGCTCATATAAACGGGATCTTGTTCGGTAAAGATAAAAGATACGGTTATGTCGAAGGTAATCATTACTATCATCCTGCTATGAGATTTGAGTTTAGATTTCCCAAAGGCTGGAGCCTTTCTGATACACGCAGGTTTATCCTTGTTTACAATCCCAAGGTTAAAGGAGAGTTTATAAAGATTACAACTTCGAAGGTTGATATTTATACGCTTGCAGCTAAATTCTCAAATAGAAGTCCAATAAAACATATATCAGTAAACGGTTTTGATGCTTTTGAATTTTCTAAGGTAATATCAGAAAACGGTGTTCTGTTCTATAAAAAGGGTGTTTTTGTAAGGTATGGTTCAACGAGTTTTATATTCATCGCTCAATCTCCTTTAGCAGTGTATCGCAAGGATAGATTTTATCTGAACATGCCTATGAAGACATTTAAGAGATTGACAGATTCGTCTAAGATTTATGTAAAAAACACCTATGTTAAGGTTGTAAAGGTAAAAAGAAGCTGCACATTTGAGAGCTTGCTTAAACAATTAGGTATAAAAAGGAAATTTTATAAGACAATTTATGTTATGAATAACATGTATCCCGATACACTACTTGCAGAAGGTGAGCTGGTTAAAGTTTTGATTGAAAGGTGA
- a CDS encoding NAD(P)/FAD-dependent oxidoreductase, translated as MSEIYDVAIIGAGACGLACALNLKTDNVIILDAKSGALKLALTGNNRCNITNTFTIDEFIQSYGKNGRFVIDTFRRFFRNELLEFLKYYGIETITENEKIRLKNRSSKELAHILLNETQKKFKLKKFHKVIKVKQEDETFGIETLNNKTYKSKFVLLATGGKSYPQTGSDGSGYKLAEQLGHRIESLEPIETPFCCKKTKNLQGISLRNVELTLKIGKKTIKTEGDIIFTHFGISGPAVLKLSSESFKKGKLFLRLINLDEKTFINRLHFFKGKTKNLLSKHIPERLAQLAPYAELNCANLNRKQLNKIADFVFRFELNIEKCGFKKAFATKGGVSLKEVNPKTLESKIAKNLFFCGEILNIQGPIGGFNLQFAFSSGFLVADEINRRLFK; from the coding sequence TTGTCTGAAATTTACGATGTTGCAATCATAGGCGCAGGTGCATGTGGGCTTGCCTGCGCTTTAAATCTAAAAACTGATAATGTTATAATTCTTGATGCAAAAAGTGGAGCGTTAAAGTTAGCTTTAACGGGAAATAATCGCTGCAATATCACAAATACGTTTACAATTGATGAATTTATCCAATCATACGGCAAAAATGGAAGGTTTGTTATTGATACATTCAGAAGATTTTTCAGAAATGAACTGCTTGAGTTTCTTAAATATTACGGCATAGAAACCATAACGGAAAATGAAAAGATTAGATTAAAAAACAGAAGCTCAAAAGAGCTCGCCCATATTCTGCTAAATGAAACACAAAAAAAGTTCAAACTTAAAAAGTTTCACAAAGTTATCAAAGTAAAACAAGAAGATGAAACATTTGGGATAGAAACTCTAAACAACAAGACATATAAAAGTAAGTTTGTTCTGCTTGCAACGGGTGGCAAAAGCTATCCACAGACAGGTTCTGATGGTTCAGGATATAAACTTGCAGAGCAACTTGGACACAGAATAGAATCGTTGGAACCTATTGAAACACCATTTTGTTGTAAAAAAACAAAAAATCTTCAGGGTATATCACTGCGTAATGTTGAACTAACACTAAAAATAGGCAAAAAAACCATAAAAACAGAAGGTGACATTATCTTTACTCATTTTGGGATAAGCGGGCCAGCAGTCTTAAAACTCTCAAGCGAAAGTTTCAAAAAAGGAAAACTCTTTTTAAGACTCATAAACCTTGATGAGAAAACCTTTATAAACAGACTCCACTTTTTCAAAGGCAAAACAAAAAATCTTCTATCAAAACACATACCAGAAAGGCTTGCTCAATTAGCACCTTATGCTGAGCTAAACTGTGCAAATCTAAATAGAAAACAACTAAACAAAATAGCCGATTTCGTCTTTAGGTTTGAGTTAAACATAGAAAAATGCGGCTTTAAAAAAGCATTTGCAACAAAAGGTGGTGTAAGCTTAAAAGAAGTTAACCCTAAGACTCTTGAGTCAAAAATCGCCAAAAACCTATTCTTCTGCGGAGAAATCTTAAATATTCAAGGTCCCATAGGCGGATTTAACCTTCAGTTTGCATTCTCAAGCGGATTTTTAGTTGCAGACGAGATAAACAGAAGACTATTCAAGTGA
- a CDS encoding EAL domain-containing protein, translating into MLQSGSLIFDAVLTKDGSKIDKFNILKNTFAKEISSDKIKFFVLKNSKRDGIVQESLFCEGIGDISITAVFKKDKEFTFVYGFIVPDGRLVSSELFEIFNDVGNVCIVLYQENGEIVFANKNFYRVLGYREKDLKGKHICEFIGKLHRDICYHHASQRLKGIKFSSVYHGVKVVSSDGTEKIFSIYGSTVVYNSKPAGILFGVDITEESNLKKLYMALKDINQAIIKVEDESDLFAEICNVLIRVGFAAAVVASVDEEKRIGINYVAGKGREFFESVFATVDGVSEYGRGTAAKAFSKGEIVINPDTESNPDMVYWRDDLLKLGFRSNCAIPIVVDGRVENILLVFSQKRNAFISEYLDLLKELKGDVEFAIKKIKSERNLKLVSKVLEEIEECVVITNEDCEIEYVNSAFVKALGYTLEDVRGRTPLFLGAEERKKECKKTEVYARLLKKSPVEFEYETITKNKEHKTFNVSVVPIYKRGKIFKFVGLMRDITIQKKQQEQLESLNRFYLTLYHLNEVFISVEDESELLKESCAILVEHLNAAASFVIVNADSKWIVSYASVRNDKMESFAKELKTGIDKLKPEDNEFPFVRAYSTNSIKLTSDISSDFRTVKFKGLVEKYGLQSCFAIPLNLSSNVFAVVIAVFDFRIEFTKKFYKLLLQVKGDIEASLQYLRNRRWNKIISIALNAGFSYVVIMDRFFRIVYMNEAALELHGYKYEEVIGKKHSIFSSNQHDREFIKRLAKSLRKGEVFSDLFVYRTKDGKLVEGYTTIIPYKEDGKIRYYIAVGKDITKEKELQKKLIFLSRHDLLTKLPNKDEFLRKVGLVLKNEKGKISAFAVIDIHNCSYINQVYGYTVGDELIKETAKRLTADIKNNDIVGRLTGDKFALFMSSVNSEEDALVKLMGILRRLNEPVKIDNNSILPSYHIGVSFYPIDGESPDDLLSKAELALVSSKSQGENEIGFFKKNTQKRVFKIIQLKDKLKKAFENNEFVLFYQPYYSIETEEIAGAEALLRWVHKGKIVPPSEFIEVLEDSNLMFDVEERIIYEAVKTVASLNKRIPISVNISPKSFRRDYIVQFIKQVLRDFGVEGNLLTVEIIERVFIDDRDYTKKVLYELKDVGVKIAVDDFGTGYSSLTYIRELPVDVVKIDMAFVRGMLTNRKDLSLVKLIISIAKEFGFKTTAEGVETKKQVEILKSMGCDYAQGYLFCKPIDKDSFAEMLK; encoded by the coding sequence ATGTTGCAGAGTGGCAGTTTAATTTTTGATGCTGTTTTAACAAAAGATGGTTCTAAAATAGATAAGTTCAATATATTGAAAAATACGTTTGCTAAAGAGATATCATCAGACAAGATAAAATTCTTCGTTTTAAAAAACTCAAAAAGAGACGGCATTGTTCAAGAGTCTCTGTTTTGTGAAGGTATAGGTGATATTTCTATCACTGCAGTGTTTAAAAAAGATAAAGAGTTTACTTTTGTTTATGGATTTATTGTTCCTGATGGGAGACTTGTGAGTTCTGAATTATTTGAGATTTTCAATGATGTGGGTAATGTGTGCATTGTGCTGTATCAGGAAAATGGAGAGATAGTTTTTGCAAATAAGAACTTTTATAGGGTTTTAGGATACAGGGAAAAAGATTTAAAAGGCAAGCATATCTGTGAATTTATAGGTAAACTTCATAGGGATATATGTTATCATCATGCCTCTCAGAGACTTAAAGGTATTAAATTCAGTAGTGTATATCACGGCGTTAAAGTTGTCTCTTCTGATGGGACGGAAAAGATTTTTAGCATTTATGGTAGCACAGTTGTATATAACTCCAAGCCGGCTGGAATTCTCTTTGGTGTAGATATAACTGAAGAGAGTAATCTTAAAAAGCTTTATATGGCTCTTAAAGATATAAATCAAGCAATAATAAAAGTTGAAGATGAGAGTGATTTATTTGCTGAGATTTGCAATGTATTAATTAGGGTTGGTTTTGCTGCAGCTGTTGTAGCTTCTGTTGACGAAGAGAAAAGAATTGGCATCAATTATGTAGCAGGCAAAGGCAGAGAATTTTTTGAAAGTGTATTTGCAACTGTTGATGGTGTGTCAGAGTATGGCAGAGGGACGGCTGCTAAAGCATTTTCCAAAGGCGAGATAGTGATAAATCCCGATACAGAATCAAATCCTGATATGGTTTACTGGCGTGATGATTTGTTAAAACTTGGATTTCGTTCAAATTGTGCCATTCCTATAGTTGTTGATGGGAGAGTTGAAAATATACTACTTGTTTTTTCTCAAAAAAGAAATGCCTTTATAAGCGAATATTTGGATTTGCTAAAGGAATTGAAAGGTGATGTTGAGTTCGCTATTAAGAAGATAAAGTCAGAGAGAAATCTAAAACTTGTAAGTAAAGTTTTAGAAGAAATAGAAGAGTGTGTTGTCATTACAAATGAAGATTGCGAAATAGAATATGTAAATAGTGCATTTGTTAAGGCGCTTGGATATACACTTGAAGATGTTAGGGGAAGAACCCCATTGTTTCTCGGGGCTGAGGAGAGAAAAAAGGAGTGTAAGAAAACTGAAGTTTATGCTCGTCTGTTAAAGAAAAGTCCTGTTGAGTTTGAATATGAGACTATAACAAAAAATAAAGAGCATAAAACCTTCAATGTTAGTGTTGTTCCTATATATAAACGCGGGAAAATATTTAAGTTTGTTGGCTTGATGAGAGATATAACTATTCAAAAGAAGCAACAGGAGCAGCTTGAGTCTCTTAATAGGTTTTATTTGACTCTCTATCACTTAAACGAAGTATTTATATCTGTTGAAGATGAGAGTGAATTATTAAAAGAAAGTTGTGCAATTTTGGTTGAGCACTTAAATGCTGCTGCTTCGTTTGTTATAGTAAATGCTGATAGTAAGTGGATTGTTAGTTATGCATCGGTGAGAAACGATAAAATGGAAAGTTTTGCTAAAGAATTGAAAACCGGTATAGATAAGTTAAAGCCAGAGGATAATGAATTTCCTTTTGTTAGAGCTTATTCGACAAACAGCATAAAGCTGACTTCTGATATAAGCAGTGATTTTAGAACAGTTAAATTTAAGGGTCTTGTTGAGAAATATGGATTGCAAAGTTGCTTTGCTATTCCTTTGAATTTATCTTCAAATGTTTTTGCTGTTGTAATAGCTGTTTTTGATTTTAGAATAGAATTTACCAAGAAATTTTATAAACTGCTTCTTCAAGTTAAAGGTGATATAGAAGCTTCTTTACAATACTTAAGAAATAGAAGATGGAATAAAATAATCTCAATAGCTCTCAACGCAGGCTTTTCGTATGTTGTTATAATGGATAGGTTCTTTAGAATTGTGTATATGAACGAAGCAGCACTTGAACTTCATGGTTATAAGTATGAGGAAGTTATAGGAAAAAAGCATTCGATTTTCTCTTCTAATCAGCATGATAGAGAGTTTATAAAAAGACTTGCAAAGTCTTTAAGAAAAGGTGAGGTGTTTAGTGATTTATTTGTTTACAGGACTAAGGACGGGAAACTTGTTGAGGGTTATACGACAATTATTCCTTATAAAGAAGATGGAAAAATAAGGTATTATATAGCTGTTGGTAAGGATATAACGAAGGAAAAAGAACTTCAGAAGAAACTTATATTTCTATCAAGACATGATTTATTAACTAAATTGCCAAATAAAGACGAGTTTTTAAGAAAAGTTGGGCTGGTTCTAAAAAATGAAAAAGGAAAAATTTCAGCTTTTGCTGTTATAGATATTCACAACTGTTCCTATATAAATCAGGTTTACGGTTATACCGTTGGAGATGAGTTAATAAAAGAAACTGCTAAAAGGTTAACTGCGGATATAAAGAATAACGATATTGTTGGTAGGCTTACTGGTGATAAATTCGCTTTGTTTATGTCTTCAGTTAATAGCGAAGAGGATGCTCTTGTTAAGCTTATGGGAATTCTGAGAAGGTTAAACGAACCTGTTAAGATTGACAACAACAGTATTTTACCTTCTTATCATATAGGCGTTAGTTTTTACCCTATTGACGGTGAGAGTCCCGATGACCTTTTATCGAAAGCTGAACTTGCTCTTGTATCTTCTAAATCGCAAGGTGAAAATGAAATAGGTTTTTTCAAGAAAAATACTCAGAAGAGAGTATTTAAAATTATACAACTCAAAGATAAACTAAAAAAGGCTTTTGAAAATAACGAGTTTGTCTTGTTCTATCAGCCTTATTACTCTATAGAAACAGAAGAGATTGCAGGTGCAGAAGCACTCCTTAGATGGGTTCATAAAGGTAAAATAGTTCCGCCTTCTGAGTTTATAGAAGTGCTCGAAGATTCAAATCTTATGTTTGATGTAGAAGAGAGAATAATTTACGAAGCGGTTAAGACAGTAGCTTCTCTTAATAAAAGGATTCCTATTTCAGTGAATATCTCTCCTAAAAGTTTTAGGAGAGATTATATTGTTCAGTTTATTAAACAAGTGCTAAGAGATTTTGGAGTTGAAGGCAATCTTTTAACGGTTGAGATAATAGAAAGAGTGTTTATAGACGACAGAGATTACACTAAAAAGGTTTTATATGAGCTTAAAGATGTTGGTGTTAAAATAGCCGTTGACGATTTTGGCACAGGATATTCATCTTTAACATACATAAGGGAGCTTCCTGTTGATGTAGTTAAAATAGATATGGCTTTTGTAAGAGGTATGCTTACAAATAGAAAAGATTTAAGTCTTGTTAAGCTTATAATTAGTATAGCTAAAGAGTTTGGATTTAAAACAACTGCTGAGGGTGTTGAGACTAAAAAGCAGGTTGAAATTTTAAAGAGTATGGGCTGTGATTACGCTCAAGGTTATCTGTTTTGTAAGCCTATAGATAAAGATAGCTTTGCAGAAATGTTAAAATAA
- a CDS encoding MqnA/MqnD/SBP family protein, whose product MEKKLLTLGHSPDPDDAFMFYGLNIENGVDTNGYEFEQILKDIQTLNEMAIEEKLDITAISLAAYPTISDKYAILSSGASMGYKYGPLIVAKEKFELEELKKKLIAIPGKLTSAYLELRLLLGKDLTVEVIPFDKIFDAVLNGDVDAGLIIHEGQLTYSNYKLEKIVDLGVWWYEKTKLPLPLGVNAIHRKFGEEMKNISNILRESILFSLNHREEAVKYALNFARGMDKNLADKFVGMYVNELTVDMGENGLKACRLLLKEAYDKGLIDKLPEIDLV is encoded by the coding sequence ATGGAAAAAAAGCTTCTAACATTGGGACACAGCCCAGACCCAGACGATGCGTTTATGTTCTATGGTTTAAACATAGAAAATGGCGTTGACACAAATGGCTATGAGTTTGAACAAATCCTAAAGGATATCCAGACATTAAACGAGATGGCAATTGAAGAAAAGCTTGATATAACAGCAATATCCTTAGCAGCATACCCAACAATCTCAGATAAATATGCAATACTCTCAAGCGGTGCAAGTATGGGTTATAAGTATGGGCCGCTGATTGTGGCTAAAGAGAAGTTTGAGCTTGAAGAACTTAAAAAGAAACTCATAGCCATACCGGGAAAACTGACAAGTGCATACCTTGAGTTAAGACTGCTTTTGGGAAAGGATTTAACCGTTGAAGTTATACCGTTTGACAAGATATTTGATGCTGTTTTAAACGGAGATGTTGATGCTGGTTTGATAATACACGAAGGCCAGTTAACATACTCAAACTATAAGCTTGAAAAAATTGTCGATTTAGGCGTTTGGTGGTATGAGAAGACAAAATTACCACTACCACTTGGCGTAAATGCCATTCATAGAAAATTCGGCGAAGAGATGAAAAACATATCGAATATTTTAAGAGAGAGTATTCTGTTTTCTTTAAATCACAGAGAAGAAGCCGTAAAATATGCACTCAACTTTGCTCGTGGAATGGACAAAAACTTAGCTGATAAATTCGTTGGCATGTATGTAAACGAACTAACTGTCGATATGGGCGAAAACGGACTCAAAGCATGCAGACTGCTTCTAAAAGAAGCATACGACAAAGGTTTAATAGATAAACTGCCAGAAATAGACCTTGTCTGA
- a CDS encoding EpsG family protein, whose amino-acid sequence MLFYVLIYITIIVSAFLSLEFNVSLNKKIKYGIFLLFLVLFVGFRWKIGGDWDSYLGAYKNLSFRQIFTFDPGYVVVEYISKFLGLGIVGVNSICVFLFGLGFIYFLESFELSLSQSLVIAFPYLITVVVGGYSRQSVSIGFVMAMFGAFRKKDIIKTLLFYALAIVFHESAIVSGIIFLSDKRYFSKYVKLTLILLLFISIIMHKVIYDRFMHFYQLYVVSNIMHSTGAIIRSIINTIPGVFLFFLKNEWENRYGDFWMWGVVSIFSGLVLIMVLTTHLTTLGDRILLFFYSLQIIVFNRVIYFVENKLLKYGLFSFISIFYLAMLIGWFLFSSHGSFWVPYKNILL is encoded by the coding sequence ATGTTGTTTTATGTTTTAATTTACATAACAATTATAGTAAGTGCTTTTCTCTCTTTGGAATTTAATGTAAGCCTTAATAAAAAAATAAAGTATGGCATATTTCTTTTGTTTTTAGTGCTTTTTGTTGGTTTTAGATGGAAAATAGGGGGAGATTGGGATAGCTATTTGGGTGCATATAAAAATCTTTCTTTCAGACAAATATTTACATTTGACCCTGGATATGTGGTTGTAGAATATATATCAAAATTTTTGGGGTTAGGTATAGTTGGAGTTAATAGTATATGTGTTTTTCTTTTTGGGTTAGGTTTTATTTATTTTTTAGAGAGCTTCGAGTTAAGCTTATCTCAAAGTTTGGTTATAGCTTTTCCTTATTTAATAACAGTTGTTGTTGGGGGATATTCGAGACAGAGTGTATCTATAGGGTTTGTTATGGCTATGTTTGGAGCTTTTAGAAAAAAAGATATAATAAAAACGTTATTGTTTTATGCTCTTGCGATTGTATTTCACGAAAGTGCCATTGTATCGGGTATAATATTTTTATCTGATAAAAGATATTTCAGTAAATATGTTAAATTAACGTTAATTCTTTTATTGTTTATATCTATAATAATGCATAAAGTTATATATGATAGATTTATGCATTTTTATCAACTTTATGTTGTATCTAATATAATGCATTCTACCGGAGCTATAATAAGGTCAATAATAAATACAATTCCTGGAGTTTTTTTGTTTTTTCTGAAAAATGAATGGGAGAATAGGTATGGAGATTTTTGGATGTGGGGAGTGGTGAGCATCTTTTCGGGCTTGGTTTTGATAATGGTTTTGACGACTCACTTGACAACTTTAGGAGACAGAATATTGCTTTTTTTCTATTCTCTACAGATTATTGTTTTTAATAGAGTAATTTATTTTGTTGAAAATAAATTACTAAAGTATGGATTATTTTCTTTTATTTCTATATTTTATTTAGCTATGCTTATAGGATGGTTTTTATTTTCTTCTCATGGGAGTTTTTGGGTACCTTACAAAAATATTCTACTTTAA